CTTCAGCATGCGCGACCAGTGGAATTGCTATAAAGCATCAGAAGAAGGTCAAGGCAAGAGGACATCACACCCActcttctcaatgagaaagtgcTCGATTTTGCAAAATGGTCATGAAGCAGAAGTGTTCATGTCAGGATGCAGCACTGCATCTGACAATCCTGGCCAAGGTCCCAACTTCTTGGTTGAGGGCTGCTTCAGGAGAAGAAACTGCAAGATCCGCAACAGTGACGGCGAGGAGGTGGCCAGGATAGTGAGGAAGAAGGCTGAAGCCGCATCAAATTCTTGGACGCTTGGCGATGACGTGTTCAGCCTTGTGGTCGAGCCGAACGTGGATTGCACGGTGATCATGGCTTTCGTTGTTGTTCTGGACAGGATCTGTTGGAGGCCGTACACACCCATGATCTGCTCctcatagcccttggtgatgaaGCCCTTTCTGACTACTATGCATGATCACTGAAGCAAAGAGAGCACAGTGATTTACAAAAGAAAGACAGATAGAAAATATAGTTCGTGAAATGCAGCCGTAAATTGACTGCAACTGACTAAGACCTAATAACTTGTCAAGTTTCTGCAGATATAACTTGTAGGCAGTAAGGCACTCATGATTTTAGTTTTCCGAGAAGGGAACTTTGGACAATATGTAACAAGTAACATCACTGTGAGCAATGCAACTCGCGAGTAATCTGAGTTGCAACTTTGCTCATTTTGCTGTTGGTTAAAGGTAGCACCTTTATCAGACTTGTAATACACCAGGCCAGAAAAGATATGTGCTAGCGGCTAAAAGGTACACCTTGGGGAGAGGGAGCCCTGTGTGTTGTGATCCTGGAGCGACTGCGTAGCTTTTACTTGCTTTTTAGACTTGCGGCGGACTTCAAAACTTTGTAATTTCGTTGCTTTTTTGGAGTAATGAAATTCGGGCGCGGCCCTTAGTGGAAAAAAGAGTTGCAACTTTGTTAGTTGTAATCAATTATTCTCATATCACAGCAGTATTATGCTAGTGGTTTCCACCTAGAAGCAGCATTGGagatgcaaaagaaaaaaaagtgaCCGATGCTTGTCGAATCCTGAAAGGAGAAGTTTGCTGATGAAGGAACCACAACTGGTACCTCTTACTCCATCCTTGCCTATTTTCATCTGTTCAGATCTGCTGCATCctcataaaaaagaaaaaattcacAAGACATTTGGCATCTATTGCCGAAAGAGAATATCAAATTCAGGGCATGAGAGAACTTTATACTAAAAACGTCAGAAGAATCAAGGAACAGGACAAAGTTTAGGGAATATTATTACTACAACTAATCATTTGTCTTGTATTGACTGGCagtattttcattttttttaagaTAGTTTTTCCATGTCGCGGCTATAAGTATAACTGCACAGATTAAGCAACATGATGCTAAAGAAATTGTGCCTGACAAATCCTGTCGAATTGCAAACGAGAGATTGGCACAAAACTAGTCGGCAAAAAGGAACAAAAACACTTTAATTAGCTTATATCTAGAGAAAGGAACGAGATAACAATAACGCAGGATCAAAATTTTTGAGTCGAATGATATTAGAGTAGAAATCTCAAGTTCAAATTATTCCACTATGTTTCTTCGTACCGATACAACCTAATTAgtgcatgatttgacaatgtgatgctacagtaaatatgtgttaatcatgaattaattaggtttaatagattcatctcgtgaattaGCCTTCATCTGTGCAAtttgttttgtaattagtctacatttaatactcctaattagtatctaaacattcgatgtgacagggactaaactttagtccgtggaaccaaacaccccctacaaGCTTGGCCCATTGAGCCCAAGGAAATCATATAGACTCGCCActgctgcccgcgcttcgctgcgggtgatgtgcttggtataggaaaaatcttgagaaatatggctcatatgtctaatatgttttcttaTCGTGTTGGTACGTAAGATTGGttagaggttggttgtcattacatggtgtcTATTCTAGGCCaacaaatcaatgacatgttagtagaaagaagtatttgatggagttgggctcaagcaactaacacacttagatttaaatcacaacattggctaggattacattataggtgaaaatagcaaaaactacaacacaagtacttCTTCTAACACGAGGAtttacaaaagagtgaattaggatccactccccttaggcgaaactacaacacacttcgtaaatctggaattacacgaaagattacatggtgtcgaacactaaattacactggGACTTAAagctacatggttaagagcaacctagcacaaccaaggcttactctagaagtcgggatagacgagggcaatggagaaacaacaagataatgactatccaaaacatggcgtatgaccaacagatccagaaacataagactgagaagtcaaacatcatgaaccctaagaccaaactaaccaacggtagacttgaacttcttcgaaaaccaGATCCCTTATTCTtatattacaccatcacctcagtcAGACGAAATGAGGactagatctcgtagctctgcttcggattcgagaaggacggggatgaagaagaagagcaaggaccaatgtcatcttatagtggcgaatgaAGATGGGGCGCAGCGCACCGGAAGTGGAGACGGCATGGATGGGATACGCTGCCGATTCACGCTGTGGAGATACAACTGTCCATGGCGCGTTCCCTGCTCAAGCGAGCGGAGGGGggtaataaaggagaggagagagggttcgctcgacgagggaggcgtgcgggTGGTCGTGTCcctaaaagaagaaagaagggaggggggtatggtacggggacgagggcgaggatcaagagcAGACCGGAGGCCGGGAAAAGGAGAAGCGTACAGTGCAcgaggacggcgagtgcggcacgatgttGAGGCCATGCGAGGATAGGGTGCTAATGGGCTCGACACCGACGGTGTCCACGGGGCACGCAGTGACAGCGACCCGGCGTGCGTAGCGTGGTTGAGCTGGGCACAGTGCCTaggacttgacatccactcaggcttttctaagcattccctactacccaaggctaacttttcccaggtgttcttctttccttcccttccttgtccacaatatgcgccaaactttgtatgaagtgagatcgcaacatacatgcttcctccgaaaccacctcctcttatttactttgagagaatactatttcatcaacccattgtggatttctcgTTCAAACACCCAAATatttgtatcaaaagtggtatggcggtgtaacttggtaaaggtacttggtcaacaacctcgataccagcgcgtggcgagtagcgtcaccatgtggcagctgttccacagggagccctcagtTTTGTCACGACactataagctattaaccaggcaactactaccaatttCATGGCctaaaggcggtggggtcatagaccatagaatgaagggagtattgcaaggaaagattcaaacaacaagggttcccttcacaacaagggacaatgaaTTCAAATCTAGCGgtagatttgatttaaagagattcaagtgttctactgggacatccacaattaattGATACAAtgtcctatattatccaatcatgactggtttgctgatatctggatggcaacttctcttgtaacccacctaccatcgcccttgaaaactctaAGCATGTTTAACGGGAATTAAGTAGATGGATGCAATAAACACAGGGAAATAAACCAAATGCATATTCAaacggtcttatatgggtacatcatacaggcatccagtctcccattcacgacacaacattcaccttccctacgacGGACGATCTCAACAGTACGGACgaaaacaacggcaagagtacaataccggaaGACAGCGAAGAacagcactactactacgggtacagcatctcaaggcaactaatctacttagAACTACGCATCTTCATTCCCGTGCTTGGCGGATTCTTCAACCGCcttggctatggatctgcatcttctcttggcgatggctgagtgagaggaatcaagggctctacttctaacacttccgaaggtggaggtgctggtggcacTGCAACACCGGTCCTCCTTCTTtcaggcgggtggatagggatcccttccaagatcgaggaatcctgcctttcagcagccaatgTCCTCTACTTAGCCCTGGTGATAAGATAGGCCTCccacagctgatggacatgccaatcttcagcctccttcagagctttggACATGGCAATCTCTTAGCTCTCAGCAGCTGTAGCACTGGCATGCACCTCGGTGAGCTGCACCTAGAGGATTCAGGTGAAGATCTCAACTCCCTCCGCCCGCCGGAggcagatcctcagttccaaggcttgccgatCATATTGCTCATCCAGGGCAAGAAGGTACACGGTCAAAtgcaccacggtaggactatCCTCTTGTGCATCTCACCCttacaaagcctccatgcgagccctccatgccctctGATttctgtccaaaggtggaaagaaccgcatggggtaccagcaatgggctcctcatacatctggcagaggtactgcaagactttgcgggccacaacctggtaggtgtcaatAAAGCTAAACCCAGTTGCGGTCGCACTCTAGGCTCCAGTGgggtcggggaactcctcactcttcccaatgtagacggtaacctcacaccgctcggtgccttgctcctcatactcacggccctcatactcgggacaatctttgactccaagcttttgcagggtggcatgcaggattctaggaaaaccctcaatgttcaggcagtaactactaacccaggctcctgccatttctggcggtggttgtgaggaaggctgagcaaaaagctggctcaaaggaaaagctaagcgagctaaagtgcgccgagtgatGGTACCAATAGCTAAGCCAGGCTCTGTTTATAAAGGTGGAGCGGTCTGTGGTCCTAACGtggttcactagggttcctgcatgGGATCATtacgaatgaatcgaccaaatttcgCGCATTCAAGGCGTGCGATGTGTGGTGCCATTACTAagtagtgaaagcatctaggcccctagttggatttcggtgattaatgtcaatacaagattactatgactaacgtgtgttttgcagaggcaattaagttaggtcatggtaatggaaatcgattgggcaatcgaggttgtcatgcccctacgatggaaatcgtttcggttttttaaaggatggacgacaaggttaaggataactagttctaagtgtcgattggagttggagagacacttagagtagtttaggactttgtttttcctttggccgtactattaaggggggtatgaacgggtagcttgacctagttgagtctagtgagttaggtgtggtgcacacttgttaaaactagctctgggtagctcctatgaatgcctaagatcctttggagcaaacttcattcacatatgtttgaaagttggaagtgaatggagggtcaaacactgaccggacgctggctctggtgcgaccggacgctggccgcagggttcggtcagttcatttgaccgtgaagaacaagtctggtgtgaccggacgctggaaggtcatgtgatcgaacactgagggctagcgtccggtcgactccagtaagggtccagacttgggaaagagtgtcCGGACACgcccggtcagtggtgaccggaccctaagtatccagcgtccggtcgtttacagtaagcatccaagagtgaccggacgcgtctggtcggtactgatcggaccctgacagcgtccggtcatctcttgaaaactgttcgcgggttgaactgaccggagcgtccggtcaaaacgatcggagcgtccggtcatcccgcagaggttcatttttaggctgccttataaatagaagctccactcgtgagtggagttacttttgctcattccaacagctgagaaacacgtttgtgagtgccaagaagagcaaggtcctagtgaggtgtttgtgatttgagaatccaagagagtagcctcactagcaaatcaagagtagcaaagtgtgcatccatcttctcattaggcttcgcgtggtcaagtgagagttcgtgcttgttactcttggtgatcgccatcacctagacggcttggtggtgattgggagtttggtgttcacctgacggagcttgtgggtgacccaactcaagttgtgagcgactttgggtgattcgccgcgatggagtgtcgaagaatcaactcgtagagagcacttgatccttgtgcagatcaagggggagctacacccttgcgcgggtgctccaacgaggactagtggggagtggcgactctccgatacctcgacaaaacatcgccgcgttcctttctctctctatttactttgagcaattcaatacttgttttacatccatagaattgcttgctagagtaagtttggaacataggttgcgagtttattgtgcattagtttaatagaaatacttttctaggcacaaggggttaattgggctatctgtaggatttgattattgcaagagaatttcgaattagcccaattcacccccccctcttgggcatcttgatcctttcaattggtatcagagcctcatgctcatgtttttaagcttaatcgcttagagcaagatgtctcacggggatggacctcctcctatctttgagggagatgattttccatattggaaaatccgcatggaggcatacttagaagctctagatgttggaattcttagagccgcctctcaagggttcccaacacctaggaatgccgcacaacttcaaggcgatgaagtgaattatgaaaaatggaatgcaaaggctcgcaacaccatctttagaggcctttgcaaagatgtgttcaatcgtgtaaagaaccacaaagacgcccatgcactatggtcggacgtttgtgcgctccatgagagaaacaagagtgagcgtgaggaacgctatcatcttgtgattaaaaagctaaattcttttgagatattTCCCAAAGAaaatgctaatgagatgtattctcgattaaatgttcttgtagaggaagtcaatgggcttggacttactcaaatgtcaccatccaacattgtgagaaaaatcttgagtgtcctccccattgataaatatgggcacattgtgaccgtgctacatcaaggtgatctttccaccgctacaccgacacaaatcttgggaaagatcaatgctcatgagatgtacatgcacatcacaccacaagatggctcatcctctacaaagaagaaagagaaggacttagcattcaaagctagccaagacaagggcaaagcaagacttgagtatgagagctcaagtgatgaagatgatgaagaaagccttaccctcatggtgaagaagaccaccaagatgctaaaaaggctaaacaagagtggcatcaagtttgatggcaagaagaagaagttcttcactagctcaagaagaaagccaatctccgagatggattgctacaattgtggtgaacttggccacctagctcatcaatgcacaaagcccaagaaagacaagttcaagaacaagggcaagaaagatgagtcaagcgatgaagatgaaaagaaaaagaacaagccatacaagaagagagatggcaaaaagagggacttctacaagacgaaaaagagtggcaaggcctacattgtcggtgattggctcacggacattgattcatcaaatggatcatccgatgatgatagtgacgatgaaaaggtggccaccattgctattgatcttgcatcttcaccgccaccatcgccatcatcctctacacacctatgccttatggccaaaggtgaacgcaaggtaactaagagtgatgatagtagtgatgatgaacatgttagtgatgatgatagtgatagcgatgatgatgactcacctacatatgatgatcttgtcaaaatactaagaaaatatactaagatcattagaaagagtagagctacaaatgaaaaacttgatgctaaaaatgattcactcttagctaagtgtgatacattagaaaaggctaatgatgagctcaaagaaacaaatgattctatatcatccaaactcaaggagctcaaatcttctaagaaagagcttaaagataaaaatgataaacttgagtgggtgcacaatgagcttatcactagtcacaataagctaaaagatgaatatacaactctaaaaattaattatgatacccttattattgcacaagaattcttaccaaatgagccatatgatgctactaaccatgttgttaagattgatatagctacctcatgtgatgatttaattgatgaaagcattgagcatggatctagtagcaagggcaagcaagtggttgagtgcaatgactatgatgagtatgtcaaactcaagagtgacaatgagaagctcatgagaGATCTTGAAGAGgtaaaaagtcacaacaccattgtgctagaaactcttgatcatgacaaagaggtgatccttgagaatgagaagctaaaagaagaaatcaagaaactcaaggaggagaagaacaatgatattctcaaggaagagaacaagaagctcaagatggagaaagagcatctcaaggtgggattgagcaagtttgctagaggcaagcatctccaaagtgagctactcataaataccatcatgaagatggatagaagtggcattggatatatggcaagtgtagagaagaagaaggctcaagctcaacaccaacaatcaaagccaaagccaaagccaaagagatgttttgagtatggacaagaaggccactttgctcatgagtgtcaaactccaccaccacaacccttacccaagcatgctagaccctttgctttcaatgctcactacatgcttagaaaagattcgagtggaaagatgaaagtcatgttcttaggtcccccaacaagagtaggcctaagaaaatttgggtggctaagtcacttgttgagaaggtgaagggccctcaacaagcttggatccctaaagcttgaatctcttgtgtgtaggtgaattacaagaccggtggaagttattgggttattgatagtggttgcactcaacatatgaccggtgatcctcgtatgttcacctcactagatgaagaggtagatggacaagagaaaataacatttggagataattcaaagggcaaggttaaaggattgggcaaagtggcaatctcaaatgatcattccatctccaatgtgctctatgttacttcattgagcttcaacttgctatccgttgggcaattgtgtgatcttggctttcaatgcttattcaccgagaaggaggttgttgtatccaaggtagatgacaatcaagtgatattcaatggatttagatacaacaacttatatctagttgacttcacctccgaagatgcaaacttgaagacttacctattcaccaaaacaacacttgggtggctatggcatagaagacttgctcatgttgggatgagctcactcaagaagcttatgaagaatgatttggtgagagggttgaaggatgtgaagtttgagaaggacaagctttgtagtgcatgtcaagccggcaagcaagttgcaaacactcatccaaccaaagctttcatgtcaatcacaagagtgctagaactcctacacatggatttatttggaccaacaacatacaagagtttgggaggaaatctctattgtcttgtgattgtggatgactattcaagatatacatgggtgttcttccttcatgacaaatccgaagttgcatcttgtttcaagaagttgccaagagagctcaaaatgaatttgaagtgaagctcaaaaagataaggagtgacaatggcaaagagtttgacaacacaaacatagaagcttattgtgatgaagttggaatcaaacatgaagtctctgcaacctatactcctcaacaaaatggtgtagttgagaggaagaaccggactttgatcactcttgcaaggacaatgctagatgagtacaacacccccgaagctctatgggcggaagcaatcaacaccgcatgttatgcatccaactgcctatttcttcaaaagttccttgtcaagacaccgtatgagttgctcaatgggaagaagccggacgtctccttctttagggtgtttggttgcaagtgctacatctacaagaagcggcaacacctagggaagtttcaaagacgttgtgatataggttttcttgttggttactcattgaagtccaaagcatatagagtatttaatcatgccactggcttggttgaagaaacatatgatgtggaatttgatgaatctaatggctcccaaggagcacataagaatcttgatgatgtaggtgatgaaccattgagggaggctatgaagaatattccggtgggagacatcaagccaaaagatgatgaagatgatgtataagtcattaaccaaccttcttcatcaaatgtaccacaagatggtgaaaaagatgggagggtagaaaatgaagatactcatatctcccatgagcaaatggtggtacaagcacaagatgttgatgctccacaacctcctcctcaagtggtcaatagaagaaatacatctctcctacaagatcatccacaagatctcatcatagggagtccaacaaagggggtgatgactcgatctcaaaaacttacttcatttattgctcatcactcttttgtctcttgctatgagcctaccaaggtagaagaagctcttaaagatctagattggatcaatgccatgcatgaagagttgaacaacttcactcgcaatgaagtttggaatcttgaagagcgaccaaaaggtgcaagagtcattggaacaaagtgggtgttccgcaacaagcaagatgatcaaggtgttgttgtgaggaacaaggcaagactagttgcaaaggggttctctcaagttgaaggtttggattttggagaaacctttgcaccgattgcaagattggaagccatccgtatccttcttgcatatgcatcacatcatgaaatgaaactatatcaaatggatgtgaaaagtgcattcttaaatggctttattaatgaactagtctatgttggtcaacctcccgggtttgaagaccctagatatcctaatcatgtttataggttgtccaaggcactatatgggcttaatcaagccccaagagcttggtatgagcgccttcgggatttccttattgagaagggcttcaccattgggaaggtcgataccacactattcaccaagaagcttgatgggcatatcttcatttgtcaagtatatgttgatgatatcatctttggatcatcaaatgaagactcatacaaagaatttggtgaattgatgtttaaggagttcgagatgtcaatgattggtgagcttacattctttcttggttttcaagtcaagcaaatgaaagaaggcatcttcatctctcaagagaagtacacaaaagatcttctcaagagattcaagatggatgaatgtaagccaatcaagaccccaatgcctaccaatggacatctcgacctagataagggaggtaactcggttgatcaaactctctaccgttctatgattggtagcttgttatatttgactgcatctaggcccgacatcatgtttagtgtgtgtatgtgtgctagattttaagctagtcctaaggaaacacatttaattgccgtaaaaagaatccttaggtatcttaagcacacaccaagcattggcctttggtatcccaaaggagctttatttgaattaattggctattccgattcggactatgccggatgcaaagttgatagaaagagcacatccggagggtgccatttgcttggtagatcacttgtgtcttggtcctccaagaaacaaaatagtgtggctttgtccaccgtcgaagcggaatacattgccgcgggtgcttgttgtgcacaaatattatacataaaacaaactttactagactatggagtagttctagagaaagtacctcttttgtgcgacaatgaaagtgcggtaaaacttgcaaataatccggttcaacactctcgcaccaagcatatagatatccgccatcactttctaagagatcatgtagctaaaaatgatatatcactagaaggtgtaagatccgaagatcaattagcggatatctttactaaaccgctagatgaggctacattttgtagattgcggaatgagctcaatgtacttgattttagtaacttcacaaaaaattgagcttatgttgtcccttgcattcattgtaatatacaacatgtttaatttgtggcaatgcacatagggcttgtctaacatggttaagataaccgccgaaaagcgtgtgaagaagcttaaccttggatcaaacttgacaagcaactagatttacttacaagtattgcatatgcatgaatgttgctttgtcgttttgttccatttgccccctttgttgcctattttcttaaaaagaattatagcctaaggcaaaatattttgaaaaatatgagggtttgagagaggtcactcacatcagtcccaattagtgtttatttggatcttattcaagttgggacttgattgggaacaggcagcgcgaaggaagtttgaagtttTGCTGGGAAAGgtgcaccggatgctgcaccggacgctgttgtccagcgtccggtcagttcacaggaggtgaactgctgatgaaggagtgaccggacgctgcatctgtgcgtccggtcaggaagggttcagcgtccggtcgatcgaaggaagaccaa
The nucleotide sequence above comes from Miscanthus floridulus cultivar M001 chromosome 18, ASM1932011v1, whole genome shotgun sequence. Encoded proteins:
- the LOC136522861 gene encoding protein LURP-one-related 5-like — encoded protein: MHTQHTIIKVTSHNLLPQKPNSNCGKLAYSTQKLLFLYNIDRRGEDAGRTSPSPAARQYTVWKRSSMGFHGTDGFSVYDAAGALAFRVDNYSRRSKVFAGELLLMDGQGSPLLALRPQIFSMRDQWNCYKASEEGQGKRTSHPLFSMRKCSILQNGHEAEVFMSGCSTASDNPGQGPNFLVEGCFRRRNCKIRNSDGEEVARIVRKKAEAASNSWTLGDDVFSLVVEPNVDCTVIMAFVVVLDRICWRPYTPMICSS